Part of the Brassica oleracea var. oleracea cultivar TO1000 unplaced genomic scaffold, BOL UnpScaffold08892, whole genome shotgun sequence genome, AGAAAGATGTGCCTCAGAGAGACGTCTCTGTACAGCTTCGCTTTCTCTTCAAGGTTAGCTTCAAGAACCGATGTAATAGAGTAGAAATGCTTAGTCATCGCCAAAAACTTCTCCGGCGAAGAAGAGTTCTCGTAAGCAGACTCTTCTTCAACCACCATCGCCGGATTGATAACATCCGGCGACGGAGGTATTGAGAGATATTCCACATCATCATGCTCCATGAGAAGCGAGTCAAGAGTCTGGCTGAAGTCCGTCAACGCCATGAGGTAGTTCATGACGTAGTTAGTAAGCGGGTGGACCGCTCCTCCAGGGAAAGGATGAGAGGAAACATCAGAGGCAATAGCGCTTTTGAACTCGAGAAACGTCGCTCTCGCGCATTCCCCGAGCCTCCTCATCACTTCTCTGTACTCCCCTCTCAAGGAGGAGCCGAGCTGATTATCAGAGAAGAGTACATCAATCTCTGGTAATAGCTCGGACGCCAGCTCGTACATTTCGAGGATCCTGAGGAGTTTC contains:
- the LOC106322174 gene encoding exocyst complex component EXO70B1-like, coding for EEESVTCFVDTVKAPVMQLLNFGEAVSLGPRQPEKLLRILEMYELASELLPEIDVLFSDNQLGSSLRGEYREVMRRLGECARATFLEFKSAIASDVSSHPFPGGAVHPLTNYVMNYLMALTDFSQTLDSLLMEHDDVEYLSIPPSPDVINPAMVVEEESAYENSSSPEKFLAMTKHFYSITSVLEANLEEKAKLYRDVSLRHI